GGCTGTGGCATTGCCCACGGGTGATCTGATGTCACCGGCGCTGGCCAATTTCTTTTCGGACCGCAGTGCCTTCAGACTGGCGACAATCTCGATTTCCGCAGATCCGGTCCCCGTCCCGGCCGCGCTCCCGCTTTTCGCCGCAGCGCTGGGCGGCGGTGCATTCTTCCGTAAGCGGCTTAAAAAATCGGTCTAACTGGCGACGTCTTCCGGACGCGCCCCGAAACGGCGTGTCCGGCGACGGAAGGTATCGACCGCGAACATGAACTGGTCGCGGTCAAAGTCCGGCCAATAGCAGTCAAGAAAGACAAACTCCGCATAGGCGGCCTGCCACAACAGAAAATTTGACAGGCGCTGCTCGCCTGATGTCCGGATCACCAGGTCAGGATCGGGCGCATCGCCCGTATCAAGGGCCAGGCCGAGCGCCGTCTCGTCAATGGCAGCGGGGTCAATCTCCCCGGCTGCAGCGCGCGCTGCCAGCTTCTGCACGGCACGGACGATTTCGTCCCGGCCGCCATAATTGAATGCGATCTGCAGTGTGTGGCCTTTATTGTCCGCCGTGCGCTGTTCGGCGTCGATGACCAGCTTCTGGATATCGCTCGGCAGCGCATCGCGGTCACCGATGATTTTGACGCGAACATCCTCATCGGCCAGCTTCACGAGGTCCTGTTCAAAGAACCGCCGCAGCAGGTTCATGAGGTGCTGAACCTCCCAGTCGGGACGGTTCCAGTTCTCGGTCGAAAAGCTGTAGAGGGTCATGTGGGAGAGGCCGAGTTCCTTGGCGGCGTCCACAGCGCGCCGGGCGGCCTCCACCCCTTCCTGATGCCCCTTCAGGCGGGTGTGCCCCCGCTCTTTCGCCCACCGGCCATTGCCATCCATGATGATGGCCACATGGCGAAGGGGCTTTTCTTCAGGCGCGGCGTCTTCCCCACCGAGCTTGGCAAACATCCGTCCTGCAAATCTTTTCGCCGACATGATGGCTCACCCTTCCCGTGTTCGACACCGCGCTCGAAGCGGTAACCTTACACCTGCATGATTTCGGTTTCTTTAGCAGCGTGCATTTCGTCGATGACCTTCACCTTGGCGTCGGTCAGTTTCTGGACCTGTTCGCCCATCTTCTTCTGATCGTCCTCGGGCATGCCGTCGGCTTTCTTGATCTCATCCATGCCATCGCGGCGAACGTTGCGGACGGCGACCTTGGCGGCTTCCGCATATTTGCCAGTCATTTTGGCAAGATCGCGGCGGCGTTCCTCGGTCATTGGCGGCATCGGCACGCGCACGGTCTGACCGTCAGTGACAGGGTTGAGGCCAAGGCCGGAGTCGCGAATCGCTTTTTCGACCGCGCCAACAAGGCCCTTGTCCCAAACCTGGACGGACAGGGTCCGCGCATCCGAAACGCCGACCGTCCCGCACTGGTTCAGTGGCATGTCGCTTCCATAGGCATTCACCATCACCGGCTCCAGCAGGGTCGCTGTCGCACGCCCGGATCGCAGGCCGGCATATTCCGTTTTCAACGTCGCCAGTGCGCCATCCATGCGCTTTTCGAGTTCATTGAGATTGGGGCCATCGGACATGGGATGCTTCCTTAGTTCATTTTTTGGAATCGAGGCGGCCTTATGCCCCAAGGCGGGCCGCAAAACAAACCGTTCATTTCCGCAAGCCGGCCGCGGCAGGGGACATCAATTGTCGGAGATGACCGTAAACCGGCCTGAGCCCGTCAACGCGCCATGGATCCCGCCGTCGGCGAGGGAAAACACAACGATCGGGATGCCGTTTTCACGCGTGATGGCGATGGCGGCCTGGTCCATCACCTTCAGGTCCTGCTTGAAGACATCCATATAGGTCAGATGGTCGAAGCGCTCGGCGTTCGGGTCTTTCTTGGGGTCGGCGGAATAGACGCCATCAACCTGAGTGCCCTTCATCAGCGCGTCACAGCCCATTTCAGCGGCGCGCAGGGCGGCGGCGGTGTCCGTGGTGAAGAATGGGTTGCCAGAACCGGCAGCGAAGATCACCACAAGGCCCTTGCTCATGTGGTGCAGCGCACGGCGCCGGATATAGGGCTCACACACAGCCGTCATCTCGATAGCTGACATGACCCGGGTCTCGACCCCGATGGATTCAAGGGCGTTCTGAAGGCCGAGCGCATTCAT
This genomic stretch from Parvularcula sp. LCG005 harbors:
- a CDS encoding isoprenyl transferase, with amino-acid sequence MSAKRFAGRMFAKLGGEDAAPEEKPLRHVAIIMDGNGRWAKERGHTRLKGHQEGVEAARRAVDAAKELGLSHMTLYSFSTENWNRPDWEVQHLMNLLRRFFEQDLVKLADEDVRVKIIGDRDALPSDIQKLVIDAEQRTADNKGHTLQIAFNYGGRDEIVRAVQKLAARAAAGEIDPAAIDETALGLALDTGDAPDPDLVIRTSGEQRLSNFLLWQAAYAEFVFLDCYWPDFDRDQFMFAVDTFRRRTRRFGARPEDVAS
- the frr gene encoding ribosome recycling factor — translated: MSDGPNLNELEKRMDGALATLKTEYAGLRSGRATATLLEPVMVNAYGSDMPLNQCGTVGVSDARTLSVQVWDKGLVGAVEKAIRDSGLGLNPVTDGQTVRVPMPPMTEERRRDLAKMTGKYAEAAKVAVRNVRRDGMDEIKKADGMPEDDQKKMGEQVQKLTDAKVKVIDEMHAAKETEIMQV
- the pyrH gene encoding UMP kinase, whose amino-acid sequence is MSVSSSTPRYKRVCLKISGEALMGSKEFGIDLDTVERIAEEVKQARDLGMEICIVVGGGNIFRGLQMAAKGMERASADYMGMLATVMNALGLQNALESIGVETRVMSAIEMTAVCEPYIRRRALHHMSKGLVVIFAAGSGNPFFTTDTAAALRAAEMGCDALMKGTQVDGVYSADPKKDPNAERFDHLTYMDVFKQDLKVMDQAAIAITRENGIPIVVFSLADGGIHGALTGSGRFTVISDN